The following are from one region of the Vitis riparia cultivar Riparia Gloire de Montpellier isolate 1030 chromosome 14, EGFV_Vit.rip_1.0, whole genome shotgun sequence genome:
- the LOC117930120 gene encoding uncharacterized protein LOC117930120, whose translation MAESVITITTTIAEKIAGYLVAPIGRRLSYLFCYRSHMDDLNNKVQELGLVRGDLQITVDEAIRRGDEIRPIVEDWLTRADENTGEAKTFMEDEKKRTKSCFYGWCPNLKSRYQLGREADKKAQVIVEIQQHRNFPDGVSYRVPPRNVTFKNYEPFKSRASTVNQVMDALRDDKIDKIGVWGMGGVGKTTLVKQVAQLAEDEKLFTAGVYIDVSWTRDLEKLQEGIAKIQQKIADMLGLEFKGKDESTRAVELKQRLQKEKILIILDDIWKLVCLEEVGIPSKDDQKGCKIVLASRNEDLLRKDMGARVCFPLQHLPKEEAWHLFKKTAGDSVEGDKLRPIAIEVVNECEGLPIAIVTIANALKDESVAVWENALDELRSAAPTNISGVDDRVYGCLKWSYNHLKGDEVKSLFLLCGWLSYGDISMHQLLQYAMGLDLFDHLKSLEQARNKLVTLVRILKASSLLLDGEGHRDDFGGASRLLFMDADNRSVRMHDVVRDVARNIASKDPHRFVVREDVEEWSETDGSKYISLNCKDVHELPHRLVGPKLQFFLLQNGPSLKIPHKFFEGVNLLKVLDLSEMHFTTLPPTLHSLPNLRTLRLDRCELGDIALIGELKKLQVLSMVGSDIQQLPSEMGQLTNLRWLDLNYCKQLKVIPRNILSSLSRLECLCMKSSFTQWAAEGVSDGESNACLSELNNLRHLTTIEIQVPAVKLLPKEDMFFENLTRYAIFVGKFHPRETNYKTSKTLRLRQVDRSSLLRDGIDKLLKKTEELKLSKLEKVCRGPIPIRSLDNLKTLDVEECHGLKFLFLLSTTRGLSQLEEMTIEDCNAMQQIIACEGEFEIKEVDHVGTNLQLLPKLRFLKLKRLPKLMNFDYFSSDLETTSQGMCSQGNLDIHMPFFSYQVSFPNLKKLEFSHLPKLKEIWHHQPSLESFYNLEILEVYHCSCLLNLIPSYLIQRFNNLKKIGVYGCKVLEYAFDLQGLDENVEILPKLETLELRTLPRLRYIICNEDKNDGMRCLFSSPMLMDFQNLKCLSIKNCAYENNEERHVNTPIEDIVLFGEKVSFPNLEELKLVDLPKLKMIWHHQLSLEFFCKLRILSVHNCPCLVNLVPSHLIQSFQNLKEVNVYDCEALESVFDYRGFNGDGGILSKIEILTLKKLPRLRLIICNEDKNDNMSYLLSPSKFKDFYQLKELYIIDCGMLLDEEVSCPPNLEVLVLKSLPNLKEIDVGIFAKLKILRLEKLPRLRYTFASQFKNFHNLKELHIIDCGMEDGRDVSTPSNDVVFFNEKASFLESRASTVNKIMDALRDDNINLIRVWGTAGVGKTTLLKQVAQQAKQEQLFTEQVYMDVSWTRDSDKLQGVAELQQKIAKKVLGFSLWLQDESGIADELKRRLMMQGKILIILDDIWTEIDLEKVGIPCKGDETQCKIVLASRDGDVLCKDMGAQICFQVEPLPPEEAWSFFKKTSGDSVEEDLELRPIAIQVVEECEGLPIAIVTIAKALKDETVAVWKNALEQLRSCSPTNIRAVDKKVYSCLEWSYTHLKGDDVKSLFLLCGMLGYGDISLDLLFQYCMGLDLFDHMEPLEQATNKLVTMVEILKASGLLLDSHKDRHNFDEERASSLLFMDADNKFVRMHGVVREVARAIASKDPHPFVVREDVGLGEWSETDESKRCTFISLNCRAVHELPQGLVCPELQFFLLHNKNPSLNIPNSFFEAMKKLKVLDLPKMCFTTLPSSFDSLANLQTLGLNGCKLVDIAVIGKLTKLQVLSLVGSTIQQLPNEMVQLTNLRLLNLNDCEELEVIPQNILSNLSRLECLYMTSSFTQWAVEGESNACLSELNHLSYLTALDISIPNANLLPKGILFENLTRYAIFVGNFRRYDCRTIRVLKLRKVNRSLHLGDGISKLMERSEELEFMELSGTKYVLHSSDRESFLELKHFEVSDSPEIQYITDSKDQQFLQHGAFPSLESLVLRNLRNLEEIWCGPIPIGSFGNLKTLHVTSCREMKFLFFLSTARGLSHLEEMTIAQCSHMQQIIVYETESEIKEDGHAGTNLQLFPKLRSLELKSLPQLINFSSELETTSSTSMRTNARLENSFFSHKVSFPNLEKLILYDLSKLKDIWHHQLLFGSFYNLQILMVYRCPCLLNLIPSHLIHNFQNLKETDVQDCKLLEHVIVPQGIDENFEILLKLEILKLKYLPRLRWIEDRNDSMKYVSSPLTLMNIQNLKEVHITNCWMEDL comes from the exons ATGGCAGAGAGCGTTATTACCATCACTACTACCATTGCTGAAAAAATTGCAGGCTACTTGGTTGCTCCAATTGGACGCCGGCTTAGTTATCTGTTTTGCTACCGCAGCCACATGGATGATCTCAACAACAAGGTTCAAGAGTTGGGGCTTGTGAGGGGCGACCTTCAGATTACTGTTGATGAAGCTATTAGAAGAGGGGATGAAATCAGACCTATTGTTGAAGACTGGTTGACTCGGGCAGACGAGAATACAGGAGAGGCAAAGACATTCAtggaagatgaaaagaaaagaaccaaGAGCTGTTTCTATGGGTGGTGTCCTAATCTCAAGTCACGTTACCAGCTAGGCAGAGAAGCAGACAAGAAGGCGCAGGTTATTGTCGAAATCCAACAACACCGCAATTTCCCAGATGGCGTATCATATCGTGTCCCTCCACGGAATGTaacctttaaaaattatgaaccTTTTAAGTCAAGAGCCTCGACTGTGAATCAAGTTATGGATGCATTAAGAGATGATAAGATCGACAAGATTGGGGTATGGGGCATGGGCGGTGTGGGCAAAACCACGCTGGTCAAACAAGTGGCTCAACTAGCTGAAGATGAGAAGCTGTTCACCGCAGGAGTCTACATAGATGTATCCTGGACTCGAGATTTGGAAAAACTTCAAGAAGGAATTGctaaaattcaacaaaaaattgcaGACATGTTGGGCTTGGAATTTAAGGGGAAGGATGAATCCACAAGAGCAGTTGAACTGAAGCAGAGACTGCAGAAAGAGAAGATCCTTATCATCTTAGATGACATTTGGAAGTTAGTTTGTTTGGAGGAAGTTGGAATTCCTTCTAAAGATGACCAGAAAGGATGCAAAATAGTGTTGGCTTCTAGAAATGAGGACCTATTACGCAAAGACATGGGCGCAAGGGTATGTTTTCCACTTCAACATCTACCAAAAGAAGAAGCTTGGCATTTATTTAAGAAGACAGCAGGTGATTCTGTGGAGGGGGATAAACTGCGACCCATAGCAATTGAGGTAGTTAACGAATGTGAGGGTCTACCAATTGCAATTGTAACAATTGCAAATGCATTAAAAGATGAAAGTGTGGCTGTATGGGAGAATGCTTTGGACGAACTGAGGAGTGCTGCGCCAACAAACATCAGCGGAGTGGATGACAGGGTATACGGATGTCTGAAGTGGAGCTACAACCATTTGAAAGGTGATGAAGTCAAGTCATTGTTCTTACTTTGTGGTTGGTTGAGCTATGGCGATATTTCAATGCATCAATTGTTGCAGTATGCTATGGGTTTGGATTTGTTTGACCACCTCAAGTCATTGGAGCAAGCAAGAAATAAACTAGTTACATTGGTGAGAATCCTCAAGGCCTCAAGCTTGTTACTTGACGGTGAAGGTCATAGAGACGATTTTGGAGGAGCCTCAAGGTTGCTTTTCATGGATGCTGATAACAGGTCTGTCAGGATGCATGATGTTGTTCGTGATGTTGCCAGAAATATTGCATCCAAGGATCCTCATCGATTTGTAGTCagagaagatgttgaagaatggTCAGAGACTGATGGATCCAAATACATCTCTTTAAATTGCAAAGATGTGCATGAGCTTCCTCACAGGTTGGTAGGTccgaaacttcaattttttctattgCAGAACGGTCCTTCCTTGAAAATCCCACACAAATTTTTTGAAGGGGTGAACCTACTCAAAGTTTTAGACTTGTCTGAAATGCATTTCACAACACTACCTCCAACGCTTCATTCCCTTCCAAATCTTCGAACATTACGTCTAGACAGGTGCGAGTTGGGAGACATAGCTCTAATTGGAGAGCTAAAGAAACTACAAGTTCTTAGCATGGTGGGTTCCGATATTCAACAATTGCCTAGTGAAATGGGACAGTTGACAAATCTAAGGTGGTTGGATTTGAATTATTGTAAGCAGCTTAAAGTAATTCCACGAAATATCTTATCAAGCCTGTCTCGATTAGAATGTTTGTGCATGAAATCTAGCTTTACTCAATGGGCAGCTGAAGGAGTTAGTGATGGAGAAAGCAATGCTTGTTTATCGGAGCTGAATAATTTGCGTCATTTGACAACTATAGAGATACAAGTACCAGCTGTCAAGTTGCTACCAAAAGAAGACATGTTCTTTGAGAACTTGACAAGATATGCGATATTTGTAGGCAAATTTCATCCGAGGGaaacaaattataaaacatcaaaaacattAAGGCTCAGACAGGTTGATAGAAGCTCACTTTTAAGGGATGGAATTGACAAGTTGTTGAAGAAAACTGAAGAACTAAAGTTGAGTAAATTGGAAAAAGTATGTCGTGGCCCAATTCCCATAAGGTCTTTGGATAACCTTAAAACTTTAGATGTGGAGGAATGTCATGGATTGAAATTTCTCTTTTTACTTTCCACAACCAGAGGCCTTTCCCAATTAGAAGAAATGACAATAGAAGATTGCAATGCCATGCAGCAAATAATCGCATGTGAAGGGGAGTTCGAAATAAAAGAAGTTGATCATGTTGGGACCAACTTGCAGTTGCTCCCTAAATTacgatttttaaaacttaagagACTACCGAAGCTCATGAACTTCGATTACTTCAGCTCTGATTTGGAAACGACATCACAAGGAATGTGTTCCCAAGGCAATCTTGATATCCACATGCCATTTTTCAGTTATCAG GTTTCATTCCCTAATTTGAAGAAGTTGGAATTCAGTCATCTTCCCAAATTGAAGGAGATATGGCATCACCAACCTTCACTTGAGTCATTCTACAATTTGGAGATCCTTGAAGTGTACCATTGTTCATGTTTGCTTAATCTTATCCCATCTTATTTGATACAAAGGTTCAACAATTTGAAAAAGATAGGCGTCTATGGCTGCAAAGTCCTAGAATATGCGTTTGATCTTCAAGGACTTGATGAAAATGTTGAAATCCTGCCAAAGTTAGAAACCTTGGAGTTACGAACACTACCTAGGCTAAGGTATATTATATGCAATGAGGACAAGAATGATGGTATGAGGTGTCTTTTCTCTTCTCCAATGCTCATGGATTTTCAAAACCTCAAATGTCTATCCATCAAAAATTGTGCATACGAAAACAATGAAGAGAGACATGTTAATACTCCTATAGAAGATATAGTGCTCTTCGGCGAAAAG GTTTCATTCCCTAACTTAGAGGAGTTAAAACTTGTTGATCTTCCCAAGTTGAAGATGATATGGCATCACCAACTTTCACTTGAATTCTTCTGCAAGTTACGAATATTAAGTGTGCATAATTGTCCATGTCTAGTCAATCTTGTTCCATCTCATTTGATACAGAGcttccaaaatttgaaagagGTAAATGTGTATGATTGTGAAGCCCTAGAATCTGTGTTTGATTATCGAGGATTTAATGGAGATGGTGGAATCCtctcaaaaatagaaatattgacGTTGAAGAAACTACCTAGACTAAGGCTCATTATATGCAATGAAGACAAGAATGACAACATGAGCTATCTTTTATCACCTTCCAAGTTCAAGGATTTTTACCAACTCAAAGAGCTATATATCATTGATTGTGGGATGCTTTTGGATGAAGAG GTTTCATGTCCTCCTAATTTGGAAGTGTTGGTTCTAAAAAGTCTTCCCAATTTGAAGGAGATAGATGTTGGGATCTTCGCAAAGTTAAAAATCCTAAGATTAGAGAAACTACCTAGGCTAAGATATACATTTGCTTCCCAGTTCAAGAATTTTCACAATCTCAAAGAGCTACACATCATTGATTGTGGGATGGAAGACGGGAGAGATGTCAGTACTCCTAGTAATGATGTAGTTTTCTTCAATGAGAAG GCTTCATTCCTTGAATCAAGAGCCTCCACTGTGAACAAAATTATGGATGCCTTAAGAGATGACAATATCAACTTGATAAGAGTATGGGGCACGGCCGGTGTGGGCAAAACAACACTGCTGAAACAAGTGGCTCAACAAGCTAAGCAAGAGCAGTTGTTCACCGAACAAGTTTATATGGATGTATCCTGGACTCGAGACTCGGATAAACTTCAAGGAGTTGCTGAACTTCaacaaaaaattgcaaaaaaggTGTTGGGCTTCTCACTTTGGTTGCAGGATGAATCCGGAATAGCGGATGAACTGAAGCGGAGACTGATGATGCAAGGGAAGATCCTTATTATCTTAGATGATATTTGGACGGAAATTGACTTGGAGAAAGTAGGAATTCCTTGTAAAGGTGATGAGACACAATGCAAAATAGTGTTGGCTTCGAGAGATGGAGACGTATTATGCAAAGACATGGGCGCACAAATATGTTTTCAGGTGGAACCTTTGCCACCAGAAGAAGCTTGGAGTTTTTTTAAGAAGACATCAGGTGATTCCGTGGAAGAGGATCTTGAACTGCGACCCATAGCCATTCAAGTGGTTGAAGAGTGTGAGGGTCTACCAATTGCAATTGTAACAATTGCGAAGGCATTAAAAGATGAGACCGTGGCTGTATGGAAGAATGCCTTGGAACAACTCAGGAGTTGTTCACCAACAAACATTAGAGCAGTGGATAAGAAGGTTTACTCATGTCTGGAGTGGAGCTACACCCATTTGAAGGGTGATGACGTTAAGTCGTTGTTCTTACTTTGTGGTATGCTGGGCTATGGTGATATTTCATTGGATCTCTTGTTTCAATATTGTATGGGTTTGGATTTGTTTGACCACATGGAGCCATTGGAGCAAGCAACAAATAAACTAGTTACAATGGTGGAAATCCTCAAAGCCTCAGGCTTGTTACTTGATAGTCATAAAGATAGACACAATTTTGATGAAGAAAGAGCTTCAAGTTTGCTTTTCATGGATGCTGATAACAAGTTTGTGAGGATGCACGGTGTTGTTCGTGAAGTTGCCAGAGCAATTGCATCCAAGGATCCTCATCCATTTGTAGTTAGAGAAGATGTTGGATTGGGAGAATGGTCAGAGACTGACGAATCCAAAAGGTGCACTTTCATCTCTTTGAATTGCAGAGCTGTGCATGAGCTTCCTCAAGGGTTGGTATGTCCAgaacttcaattttttctattgCATAACAAGAATCCTTCCTTGAATATCCCAAACTCATTTTTTGAAGCAATGAAAAAACTCAAAGTTCTAGATTTGCCCAAAATGTGTTTTACAACACTACCTTCATCCTTTGATTCCCTTGCAAATCTCCAAACATTGGGTCTAAATGGGTGCAAGTTGGTAGACATTGCTGTAATTGGAAAGCTAACGAAACTACAAGTTCTTAGCTTGGTGGGTTCTACAATCCAACAATTGCCTAATGAAATGGTGCAATTGACCAATCTAAGGCTGTTGAATTTGAATGATTGCGAGGAGCTTGAAGTAATTCCACAAAATATCTTATCAAACCTGTCTCGATTAGAATGTTTGTACATGACTTCTAGTTTTACTCAATGGGCGGTTGAAGGTGAAAGCAATGCTTGTTTATCCGAGCTAAATCATTTGTCTTATTTGACAGCTTTAGATATATCTATACCAAATGCCAACTTGCTACCAAAAGGCATTTTATTTGAGAACTTGACAAGATATGCAATATTTGTAGGCAATTTCAGGAGGTACGATTGTAGAACCATAAGAGTGTTGAAGCTTAGGAAAGTCAATAGAAGCTTACATTTGGGGGATGGAATTAGCAAGTTGATGGAGAGAAGTGAAGAACTAGAGTTCATGGAATTAAGTGGTACTAAATATGTTCTTCACTCATCTGATAGGGAAAGTTTTCTTGAACTGAAGCATTTTGAGGTTAGTGATAGTCCTGAGATTCAATATATCACTGATTCAAAGGATCAACAGTTTCTACAACATGGTGCCTTTCCTTCATTGGAGTCATTGGTTCTTCGGAATCTGCGTAACTTGGAAGAAATATGGTGTGGCCCAATTCCAATAGGGTCTTTTGGTAATTTAAAGACTCTGCATGTGACTTCTTGTCGtgaaatgaaatttctcttttttctttccacgGCTAGAGGCCTTTCCCACCTTGAAGAAATGACAATAGCACAATGCTCTCACATGCAACAAATAATCGTATATGAAACGGAGTCAGAAATAAAAGAAGATGGACATGCTGGGACCAACTTGCAATTATTCCCAAAATTGCGATCCTTGGAACTCAAGAGTCTACCACAACTCATCAACTTCAGCTCCGAGTTAGAAACAACATCTTCCACATCTATGAGGACAAATGCAAGGTTGGAAAACTCATTTTTCAGTCATAAG GTTTCATTCCCTAACTTAGAGAAGTTGATACTCTATGATCTATCCAAATTGAAGGATATATGGCATCATCAACTTCTATTTGGATCCTTTTACAATCTACAGATCTTAATGGTGTATAGATGTCCATGTCTACTTAATCTTATCCCATCTCATTTGATACACaacttccaaaatttaaaagagaCGGATGTGCAAGATTGTAAACTCTTAGAACATGTGATTGTTCCTCAAGGAATTGACGAAAATTTTGAGATCCTCTTAAAGTTAGAAATCTTGAAGTTGAAGTACCTGCCTAGGCTGAGATGGATCGAAGACAGGAATGATAGCATGAAATATGTTTCCTCTCCTCTGACACTCATGAATATTCAAAACCTCAAAGAAGTACATATCACTAATTGTTGGATGGAAGACCTATAG